In Corvus moneduloides isolate bCorMon1 chromosome 6, bCorMon1.pri, whole genome shotgun sequence, the sequence ATTTAAGGGAGCACAGAGAGCTGGCTCGCAGCTTTTCACATGGTTTCAGAGCCCTTTTATTTCTGGCACCACCACACCAGCtagcactgcctgaggactgTTGTGAACTACTTTAATTACAGCACTAATATTTATGCAATAGAGCAATagtaagaaaaccaaaacaaattaaaaaggtAAGAAAACTGTATTGGAGCCCGTGCCATTGGGGGGTGCTTTACTTTGAGATGACAACATCCAGAGAACTTTCTTTAAGACGTCAGCAGGAAGACTGCAGCTTTGCAGGTGTATAGCTTGCCTGTGATGCGCTTATTTTGTTTGCATAACCAGCAGCCTAATCTACTTCTAAAAGGATAATATGCCATGATTGCACATACTGTCTATATGGTGAAACTATGTAATGTAAAAAGGGGGCTTTGAGATATTAATAAAATGCTCAGTTTTAActataaacaaaattaatgcaTTGAGCCAAAGACCTGCTCATATTTTTGTTAAAACTGACTTAAAACAACACTCAGACCTTCTCACCAGATTTCCTTGCAGTTGTATCACTGCATGTATCACCCTGTATCTGATCCCATAAATGCATGAGGGGAATATGCTATATTCTATTGAAAAAGCTCTACAAATATACAGAATTATATATATGGTTTCTGATAGTTCTCATCCTCAACAAGATTTACTTCTGCTCTGTGGACTTTGGGAAAGTTGCCTTTACTAAGGGAAACCCTGCAACACTCCTGAAGTGCTCGTGAACTTTGTACTGGATGCTGAGGCACTTCTCATATGTTACGCCGTCATCGTTTCCCATCCTAGAGAGACAGAAGACTGATTAATCTGATAGAGACTGTTTTTGTGAGACTCACCTCAAACAACCAAATAAGCAATGCTGCAATGCCAATGGATCTCATGATACCGGTGTAGTAATCCAGCAGGGCCTCTCTGCAGCCCTTCATCCAGATATTGAGCTCCTCTGTCAGGAAATCGTAGTTGTAGTGAGCACTGTTGTTTGTCAGCTGGTACTGGATGCAGGGCCGTGGGGAGCTGGGgttgcagcagctgaaggggaCTCCATCCACCAAGAACTTCCCATCAACGTTGCTCTTCAGGCGGCTGCAACAGGACAAAGTTTGGGCATTACAAATGTGGTGtcagcagcaggcagtgcctgtgattttagaaaaggaaataactgTGCTGCAATGTGTGCCTTTCCAAcattacaaaaggaaaatgagggTATACTTTCAACAGGAAAAGTTGCTTACTGCAAAAAAATGGCATATTGGATTTGCTGTATTGAAGTGTGGTATAGCACAGTACCTCATGTGGTTCTTGGTTCTGTGCCACAAGACGTGTGAGTTCAGTGTTCATGGAGATGTTGCCTTTTAGGTATCTTTGTGCTAAAAATACTAAAGGCAATTTTTGAACTTGTTTACCTTGGTGGAATTCTAATGGAAGTTGTGTCCCTGGAAATCCTGTGTTTCACTACTTTGGGATTGATTTTTCAATACAATCATTCCATGAGAGACATCCTAATACAAGAATGACTTTGCATGCCACAGGAACTACTGGTGATTGTCTGCTGGCCTTTCATCACTGTACCTGTTGCAAGAGCTGGCTCAGCACATGTTTTGAGTCCAGTTCACAAAGGGGTTTCTACTTCTTGTAACTTTACTTtctgtaactttaaaaaatgtatttattgctaaaaattattcctttccctcctctataagatcagaaggaaaacaagtggggaaagaagaaagataaagaggaataagaaaaaaaatcataggaTGGGATGAGAACACAGTCTCAAATTAATCAAGATTTTCTGGAAGTTAAATGAATCCTTGACATCCATTTGCTTCAGAGAAAGAGATTTTCCAGAAACTGGAGAGTATCTAAGCTGTTGACAGCCACTGTCACCCCTTGGGGAAGCAGCCGCTAAGCATGCATCTATTTTCATGCTCACTGCAAAAGGCTGATTTCCTGAGACAGCCCCATGGGTGAGAACCATGCCCTGGTTTATCAAGTCCAAGGCCCTTTACCCTTTGTAAAGGGGTCAgaatacataaaagaaaattttcactTAGATATCCAGCTTTCACCAATTGCCAAGATTAATACTTTCCAAAacttattaatttattaatgttTGCAGATAAATTTGCAATAATTTTTGCAAATACTCTTTGCAAActaataattttctgttccaCTGCAGCTGATCTAAATTAGAGGGAAGGAAATCCAGTCCAGTCTTGTTCTGGAATTTGGGACTAAAGCTAACCTTCAAATGAAACATAAGCTGCTAGGAAGCTCAGTATTTGTGTCAGTGCTGTGATGGCAGaataattgcttttattttattgctgtgaGCCTAGTAAAAAcaacctccttttttttttttttttcccctcttcttcccccttgcccccttctcttttttttttttctccttttaatttgGGTTGTagtgtgttttgtttatttaaaattctctcAAAAACATCTTCCTCGATGATCTTTCTAAGTAAGCCAAGAAGTTCATCTGCCATTTCCCACTTAGGAGCGGGATAGGCATGAATTCCTCTCCGTTTTCAAGTCTAGCTCTTCATTTTGTGGCCATCATGTCCCTGGTGATGGCAACAGAATGGAATCAATGCAAAAGAGTCCAAATAATCCACTGAAAGTAGACTGAAGTGTGTGAGCCGTGCTATGGGCATAGGCAGAACCAGGCactggaagggaagggagccAGAGAGGCACAAACTAGAAGGCTACAATGtggtaggagaaaaaaaagcttgcagaggagaggaagactGGCACATTGTGAAAGGGAAGATTTTTACCTGGGCTGGCAAAATGCCCTCGATATTTCAGGGTATGGTATACATTTAATAACCCCAATATAGTACAGCATCTAAGATGGTTGAAATACAATCTCTTAAACTGGGTCttaagcttttcttttgatCCCAAGCATCagtttaaatactttttttcttcctgacgTTATAAAGAGGAATTCTCTTTCTACTGCCAACAGTAGCAGTTTCCAGACATAGGTTATGTCCTCCTGCCACTGTGTTTCCTCTGCTAgtggcaaattttaaaattatttaatttgtaTCTTGGTGCTTAATAGCATGTTGGTACTGTTAGAAGGGAGGACCTCAGTAAAAGACCTTGTGGAGCAAGACATTCACTGCTATTTGCTGTTGCAATCCAAAGTTGTTTTTACGGTATTGTAAAGCAAAAATTTGCTTTTGGGCAAAGATGATTTTTACCCAGCTGAAGCAATGGTAGGATTGTACTGCTGTAACCTGCCTCATGTTCCTACCAATCCCACTGACCGTTTCCATGCCTTGTCACATTGTGGTGTTGGCAATAGAGCTGTAgaagagaggggagggaagagggttGTGCAggaaggtgaaaagttcagttTTGCAAAGGTTACATCTGAGTTCACGGTATGTCAGATCTCACCTGCTTTGCCTCTTGATCTACAAACTACTAAATGATATACAGTAAAAGCTGAAACCAAGAAAGATTTGATTCCTTTTCTATCTTTCAGAACATTACTGGCTGGGCTTTTCTTCCAATGATTTCATATCAAATGTTTCACTGTCATATTTTTGGAAGTCATGGTATAATTTGGTTATACAGTACCGCCTTGGATTCTGGCAATCAAGATGAAACTAACCAATCCAtccacagcaaaagaaattcagaaattactttcctCACACACATTTCACTGTCACCTTCTGCCTGAATGGGGCAAAGGTTAACTGACAGTGTATTCTCACAATAATGGCAGAGCACAGGGGactctgcagaagaaaagaggacTTAATTAAGACCCTGGGTAAAACATTACTGTTTCTGCCTgtctcacagaaataaaaggcagtATATTTTACTTTTGACTTCACACTAAGCTTAAATTCCTGGGGATCATCTTTGTTGTCATGTCACTTTTCAGCATAGAACCAAGATTTAAAACAGCTCTGGACCACACTGTTCCGTGTGGCACTTTCTAACTTCTCTCTTGAGAATGCTTGTATAGCTTTATTTCCACAGACAAGTATCTTCTGTATGCTGATGCCCTCTTGTTTGTATTCTCCTAGGTCCTGCCTTCTGGTATTTGTAGCTCTCTATATACGCTTTGCTATGATGGCAGTTTCAAGTTGCGAATTCTGTAAAATTAAGGTCTTTAGCCTCCCTTCCCCTGGCTTTATTGTCACTGATTTTTTAGATCAAAAACACAGCATTTGACAAATGCCAGTCAAGCTCTTTGCATTTGTCTTTCCTAGGAATACAAAGCTACTACTCTCTTGTCAGTGAAGACCTTTTTCAGCTTTAGAAGAATTATTACAGACTGGATTGTCTACTTTtgaaagtttttaatttttaccttGTCTGTAAGTATTACCACTCTTCTTTTTGAGCGTGTAATTTCATAGTTGCTACATCATGTGAAGCACCACCACCAAAAAGAAAGGGggatttctgctgttttatgCAGTTTACATGGTGTTTGGCGGTTTCTCACATATGAACATACAGATTTGAACCTGGGATTGCAAAGTCTAATACCTTGAAGAAGGGTCTTCCAGTGCTTAGAATTGACTGTGCAATGTACTGCTAGTacaatcctttttttcttacagttatCAGCTCACtataactgaaattaaaattttgggGTAGCTAATTCACCATGCTGAAAAAGGAGATACATCTTAGCTTTGCTTAGCATCCCTAAAGGCTTAGAAAAAGGTAGCTTTTGATTGTGCATGTATTTAGCATATTTTGTGAGTAACCTGGtcattcaatatttttaaaattaagatacAAAGGTCCAGAAAAAAGGGCTTTCCATCTCAAAAGAGTTTTTCTCCTAGAATTTTTTGTTATGACTGATAAATACTTACTCCAGAACCTCCTTGGAAGCCATATTCAGATAACGAGGAGATACCCACTGAATTTCAAACCAGTCTCTAAAGCCATTGTTTCCACAGCAACGGAATCCAATTTGTAACAAATCCactgttttctttaagaaaCATCGTCCAGGTATGTCTGTGTCTTTATAGAACTTAATGGCATCCCTCAGTCCCAGATAGAGAGACTCTTCCAGCTCATTCCTCATGGTATAGCACATAAGAGCACCCACCAGGATGCAGAAGGTAAAACAGAAGGTACATACAATGTATGGCAGCATTACTAGTTTCCATCGAGAGAACTTGTTTGCATCTGAGCAGTCGTAGCAGATTTTGCCACCCAGAAAGTTGATGATACATGCTATGACCCCTACAGATATCAGCATGTTGGGGACAGAGTTAATGTCCCCTTTTGCCATCACTTCATTGCGCTTCTTGATCTCTATTTTTAGAAAGAGGCCAAGACTGAAGAGAATGATCCCACTCACTACAGAAACCCAGTTGAGGATCCATAAGACCTGAGCCAATTTATCCCTCTTGGTTTTGGTGAATTTGACTTTGAGGACAGCCATAGTCAGATGCGCATTAGGAAAAGAAGCACAGGTCAAGAGAAGCTTGTAAGCTGATTAGGAGCATGGATCCAAGGCACGCAGTAGAAAtctgaagaagagagagagagagattacTGTCTGACTAGGTATTTATAGAGCCTACAAAAGAACTTCCTGTACAGCCTCACGCACTCTGAGTCCTGCCAAGCGAGTGCCCCAATGAAATTTATTGCTTAAATTTCATAACATTGTGAATCACTTAAAAATTCTAAGGACCAACTAGAAcaatttgcttaaaaataagtaaatctCTGGATTCCTATGAAGTTTTGTCAAGACCAATTTTCTATGCAGACCTTCTGATATCCAAAATGTGGTCTGCTGTCTTTCCCTTCAGACGACTCCCAATGTCTTTCCCTTCTACTTGTTGCCTGGTTTTTGACAATCATAGGTATTTATTATTCTTAGATTCCTGTGTTATGGTCAGGTTTGTGTTCAAAAGTTgattaaataaaacaagcatACATATATacagccttcttttttttctttcctctccagaaATCTTGCTTGTCTTGTTCCTAATTTAGCAACTCTCATCAGAGTGATTTTATACTATACAACTCTGTGTTATATAATTTTAGTCATTTTATTCCACTAAGACAATGGCATTTATAAACAGTAAAGTGTAATTCTGTAAGTCTCGGGAAATAGACATGTATAAGCGGCATAATAATTTTCTAAGTCAGTGGATGGTATTACTAAATAAAACTTGTATCAGCTGAAACAGCATGAAGAACACCTGCAGACAGACAAGCTGGACAGAAGTAGGGTTACACTGACCTGCTAAAGGATCCCCAGCTGCAGTGAAGCTTAACATTGGGTAAGCAGATTGTTGCAGAGTGCAGTTTAAAAAGGTAATGGAATCCCAGTGTCTTCATGTGTTTACATCTGAAGGAATCAATTCTATTTGTACAGGCAAGGAATAGGTTGTGTGATTCACATTAGGATATGGTTAAATATCTTGATGCATTATGATTTTAAGGCCTGTGAGATCTAATTAATTCaagttgcatttattttctcctgcatttACAGAGAAAACTAATCCCCCTCAAAGCTATTCAGCTCTGTGGGTTCTTTTGTACAATACAGAGAATAGTGTGCAAAAtgtgcaatatttttctttaccaGTCTGTCTCCAAAGGTGTGGAGGCCAGCAGCtttctgagtttaaaaacaGGGTCCTAATTTTAATGATTAAGGCTGGTTATCAATTGTGGCTGAATATTGACTGTGATCATATTGTGATAATCATATAGATGATAGACACCTTACAGAGATGTCCAGAGAATAGTCATTTATAAAATTACAACACTTGCTTCACACTATTCTTCTCCAGTATTGTTCAAACCTCATTTGAAGAGATCATGCTCTGCTGGTACAGAATTAAGCCTCCCTATGAATTCAGCTGACAGCCTGCCTGCTAAGCCTGGAGATAGTATCTTTGATTGCTTCACCAGTTAAGCAGTTCGTGACTTGACCTTAAATAGCTGTAAATGATGGCTGCTAATAGATTTATTTGCCCCTGATTCTCAGGTCTCAGAGCTCACAACAGAGACAATCTGTTGTGAAATCTCCTGATTGCTGATACACAGTTCATGTTCAATGGTAGGCAAATATGAATTCATCACTCACTGCTTGTTTCTGTGAAACACATGTACATGTTTGAACAATGTCTCTAAATTGTTCAGCACACATTTAGTTACAGTGTCACTGAAAACACCCTACTTGCTAAACACACTTTGTTTTAACATTTGGACAAAAGTTGTAAACAGTTCTACTCTATGTAAAATTAATCTACTCCAGAGGCATTGTTGATTTTGGAAGATGTAGATTTGAGACTCTCATATTCTAACCATAAAGAAATTTCAAGCTGAGTTCCATAAGCAGGGATACATTCAATCTCATATAGGTATTCTGATATAGCTCAATCCCAATTTTCAGGTgcctgaagttaaaaaaaagtaaaaaatttctctgaaagaaaaattctccTAGTAATTCCTTGTCTCCAGAAATTCTCATGAGGTATTTTCAGCTTCCTTTGTGAAGTTTTAGTGTTGTTGTAAGATCAGATTTCATGGAATATTGACATTTATCTAACAGTGCTACCTGTGCCACAGCCCTCCAGCAGCATAAGCTCTGTGATTTCCTAGTGCCAGAGGAAAGGGATGGAATGACTGGTTGTTGTAGTTCAATAACCACTTGTTGACTGACCCTGGCTGTCACTGATATGCTTGGGATTGATCTTTGGAGACACTGTGCTTCTCATGAAACCTTGAGTGCATTGAGTCTGGGGCAGAAGAACAAGTTATCTGTTCTGTTCCTTGTTCTTACCTTCTACATGGATACTTAAGATTATTTTCACCTATGCTAACAGTTTACTGAATTTATTTCAGATAAGAAGACTCTCTTCACATAATAATGAATTTTGTAAATACACCATAACATTATTCTTTCCCTGTTTAATAAAGTATTGAATACATTTATTAGCATGAGATGTAttgcaacacacacacacagctgcatAGTATAATTTTTTGAGCCCCATGGAGAAagtttttccagctgaaagaaCAGAAGTGCAGTTATGAGCTGTAAGTGTTAGTCTGTTCTTCTCCAAGTCGTGTTTGGCAGCAGGCTACTGTAAAGCCACAATTGCTCCCAGCACTTCAGTGGAAATAACACCTCTGTCAAAGTTCTTAGGATGCTTTTCACGTGAGCCACTCCAGAGTTATGAATCTTATTCACACAGACATATTTTCCCTGGCTATGGGAGAGTAAACCGGATTTTATTCTATAAAGGGAGAAATACTTCTTTCAACAAAAGAAGCCAAATAAATGTGGAAATCTCTCCCATAATATCAATACTGTTCTCAAGCTTTCCTTGTCTAATGCAAGCTTACCTAACTTAAAACACAGCTTCCATCACCATACAATGTTTTCAAGATGTCACCTAGATGGTCCTTTGCTATCAAATTCTCCTGACTACATTGAACAAGGCATGGCACAGCTATTTATTTATAACATTTACATATTAGATACGAATTGTTCAAAGAAATTTGGCGATTTAGTCATAAACAAACCACATCTTATCTTACTGATTTTGCTAAAATGTGCCATTTTAGCTAAACACACATTGCTATTTGTGATATTGTAAAAGAAACCACTAAcctgcttcagaggactgaaCAGGGTCTTGAAACTGGTAACTTGCTGAATACAAGGGAGACAATATGTGAATTGGACATTTTGAGGATGACTGAAATACTGATTTCTCGATGTCTCTGTCGTGGCTCTGTCTTGACACTGACTCACCAGTGGAGATGGCGAAAACCACTTCAACTCTCCTGCCTGTGCTAATCTCTCTTTCATCTCTAATCGTAGCTAAGAGATTTATTTCAAGGGTCTTATGCCACCAGATTAAAGCCTGCAAAACAGGCCACTTAGAGTGTGAACTGAGATCTCACCAACAAAATGGTTTATATGACTTTCTTCTACCTTTTTACCCTGCTGGAGATTTGGGCTAGTAAGCAACAGAGACTGTTTTTCAGTGCCTGCTAATGTCTTCAATATCTCTTAATTTGTACTTAACAATAAATATGCCTCCAAAGGAGAGAAGAATGAGAATAATGAAACTTTGTGATTCTGTGGGAAGGGAAAATCTATCTTACGCAACTATCATTTATATCCACTATTATGTTCCTTACCCATCACTCcgggtttttttgctttggatagaattttctgttctctgtgtaTTGAATGTGACTGTCCAAGAAAAGAATTCAAGTAACCAAGAGCAATTGAATCATCCTGCATGATTCACGGTAGGTTCTGGTTTGGGAAGCTTTCCAGATTGAAGAACAATCTAGTAGAAACCTCTGTCCTAGTCTCTTATCTAGCTCTCTTCCAAGCCAGAAGCAAAAGTATCATGTCCTTGGCATTTCTGAGCCTAGCATGTAGCAATTTGTGGGCCAGACATGGCTGGTTTGAaatggaaacagtggtggcAACACACTGACTCTGCAGCAATGCTTGGTCAAGTTAGAAGTGATGTTGGTACCAGAACTAAATCCCTAAGCAGGAGCAGGTTTGAGCAATAGCGTCTGTACCTGTAACACCTTGGCACAGCAGAGAGTTCAGTGGGCACATGACTGACTGCAAGGGACCCTGCACCAGGCATTGTAAATGTGTATTAAAATGCTCAGAAGTGTAAACTGTCCTCTCCAAACTTACGATGAGCAATAAACCCTGATATGAATGTGATTCTAACTCTGTATTCTGGCAATACACTGGCTCTATCTCGCCGGTGTCCTAGTGATTCAGAGCATATGTGATACATCTGGGACCCGTTGGACCTACTGCATATGGACCACACAAATGCTTGCATATGATCAAATACACCCCAACTGCACTGAATTAATCCTGTGCACATGAGTTGTTCATGCTTTGGACTTGCAGCAGTGGTGCAGACCACAGGGAATATGTTAGATCTGTTCAAACATCTATTTGTGTACAGATCAACTCTACAGAAGCATATTCAACAGGTATAATGTATTCCTTGGCTACAGCACAAGTACACAAATGTACACATTTTGTTCTGGCTGGGATGTGATATATCAGAAATCCTGGACAAATGGCTGAAGTCCTTTTCTATGCTTAAAGACCACTTGTGAAAACTCTCCCCATCTGCAGAACTCCAAACGTGCTATCCCTGAGTATTAGAAAGTGTTACTGCCTCAGTTACCTAGTAGCAGAAAACTGCACCTTCCCCGTGGCAGCTTTCCAACACAAACCTCGTACTCACATGCATGGAAGCAAGCAAGCAGGAGatggcagtgctgctgtagGAAGGCTTTTTCTACAGTACAGCgcaagaagctttttttttttttttaaattagagaGATTAGAGGTCATTCTCACAGCTAATGGAAGCTCAAGAATGCCTCATTGTAAGAAATTACTTAAATCCAATCAATGCAATTAGAGGTCAGTGCTGTATTTTTTGTTCCATCTCATTTTTGGAAATGGCTTCAGCTGCAAATGTAGTATCAAAAGTTGAATTATTCAGAAATTAGTTCTGTGTTATAGCAGTCTATAATTAACCATGATGCACTTTTCTTGCAGACCTTTGGGAAACCTGGACATCACGACCATGGAGTAGCATTTTGTAACTTGCAGGAGTGGTTGCACATGGGGGATTGCATCTATCACCCAGCGGTATAGAAAGAGGTCATACATTTTCCTGCTAACAGTGGAGATTGCTGTGCTATTGTTTTGGATCCGAAAGAGGTAAATTTAGCCTCTAAATTTAAGGTAAATTTAAAGTGTTTGCCTAATTACTTATCTATTTAGTACCATTCATATATAAGTCCACAGGCAAGGACAGATGTGTTATGAATCAGTGTAATGAAATAACTAGTTGGGATGATGCAAAGTTTAATTTTACATCTAGTTTccaaaaattaatgttttatttttatatttggatGGCTTTTCATTTCACCTTGTATTTAATGTAAATGACAACTAATGATCCAAGATTTTTGAGTACTGGACTGAAACTGGAAACACTTGGTGAATCTGATGGAAGCAAGTACTGTACAACTTTTCCTTCTGATCTGGGGCAAGTCCATATTCAGGAAGATATTCTCACTCATATGTTGTAATGGGGAGAGGGCATGAGCAACCATCtgctttttttggcttttgtaaAATTGTGAACCACATGGTAGATACTGAGAGACCTAAGTTATTAAGCAAATAGAAGCAACCGAGTCTTTGAAGAACATTCATTTctcaattacattttttaacttttagggAGGAAATATAGTGGTATTTAGATGATTATGGTTGTTTTAGCAGATAAAGATACCTAAGTTAAGTCATAACATCTGAAAGTCTTATGGAATTGCAGAGTTGGCAGAGGGAATGTCAAAACACAAAGGCATGGAGTAATGGCAATATGCAATAATTTAAAAGGACAGAGTTTGTACATTAAAATGACACAAAGCTTATTGAAAACTAAGTCAGTTATATTTTTTTACAACTACAGCTCTACACTGTACTATAGTTGTACCAGAAGACCCACTGTACTATGTTCCATGCAAAATATGAATACTATAACTGTAGCTCATCTAATTGCCTGAAGAACATCACAGATTAAACACATCAGAAAAAGAAGTACTACATTTTTCAGATGTGTAAAGGTTATAACAATATGGATGCTGAAATCAGTCTCaggcaaaaaggaaattatagCAGACCTACATGAACTGCACTGCACATACACAGCTTGTCATTCAGGGTCCTGTGTATTGCAGGAAAATCCATGGAAGTACCTGCCAGGCTGGCTCTGATTTCAATCCATAGGAGCTGTACTGTCCACAGTCTCTGAGTCATCCACTCATGACTCATGGTGAGTCATTACAAATGGAAAACTAAGGCACAAGAAATAGTGTATTCACCTTAAAATCAGACGAGCAGTCTATAGCACAGCTGGAAGtgaacatgtattttaaattggTTGGTAACCTAAAACTTTCATCTTGGCTGCAACTTCTTTCTGAAGACTAGAATCCATTTTTACCACCTTAATCATAATTAGACCATGCAGCAATCTTGCTTTTCACTTTTGTACCTTATTGACTATGGATCTTATCCTCACAAGCCAGGTATCAGGAAGCCTTTTACAGAATGGAATTACACACCTATTATGAGGCCTGGCAACAGAATTCTCTTTACATAATGAagtaaaattttccttttttaattccACATCTCATAGCATCAATACTTTGGTGTGCTACACTATCAACTGACCCTTCCTCCCCTAGCAAAGTAGTCAGACATACGCTGT encodes:
- the LOC116445092 gene encoding photoreceptor outer segment membrane glycoprotein 2; amino-acid sequence: MAVLKVKFTKTKRDKLAQVLWILNWVSVVSGIILFSLGLFLKIEIKKRNEVMAKGDINSVPNMLISVGVIACIINFLGGKICYDCSDANKFSRWKLVMLPYIVCTFCFTFCILVGALMCYTMRNELEESLYLGLRDAIKFYKDTDIPGRCFLKKTVDLLQIGFRCCGNNGFRDWFEIQWVSPRYLNMASKEVLDRLKSNVDGKFLVDGVPFSCCNPSSPRPCIQYQLTNNSAHYNYDFLTEELNIWMKGCREALLDYYTGIMRSIGIAALLIWLFELSVLIGVRYLQTAMKNVLLLGDLEGESDGWLLENSFVETAKYNINIIKNLGKANQISTVSSMNDPNIDVQNTDCGKTNITTKSIPAAR